From a single Candidatus Polarisedimenticolaceae bacterium genomic region:
- a CDS encoding HDIG domain-containing protein translates to MNEAGARGRRPLPGSAAPRAADGPRWFGSDALWSVFFAVVMIALLGTRACSDTERFQVGDRAAHDIVARADVEVPDPGLTQARRSEARAAVPDVYVHDRQRSDRLLAEFSAEARARFPGAQAAHEAGAAAMREVMGGIVVSNRTVLERQPAILVAHVPGGTEDRLESYERILDLEQARARVRELLREDPALADLASRFVDANTAFDPAATAARRDRAGSDVLPIQVRVPKGTVLVREGEAITAENLARIEAARRTPFATTSAVGQIGIAVVVAMLAFFLHRYTRYHQRAFKKVRHLHALLVSVLVTMLLVAQALLGIAAEATDRLGAPFNDLSLYAYLVPFGGGAMLVALLASGRIAMVYSAFAAVFFGAATGWDAYRMVWTLLVQWAGVYAITTYRERAALIRAGLVVGAAGAVAALAIEAIRRTLEPLSHSLYGAGLAFVGGALGAGILVSFALPVLERAFHVLTDVRLLELSNVSHPLLSQLAVKAPGTYNHSMTVGTLAEEAAKAIGANSLFCRVAAFYHDIGKLKKPEYYVENQRGMNPHDRLAPSMSALIVAAHVKDGIKLARDARLPEQIVDIIPQHHGTRRMSYFFEKAKRTANPALGEVHEEDFRYPGPKPQTREAAIFMLADGIEAAARTLEDPTPNRLREVIHKIASSVVLDGQFDECDLTFADLERIEEAFLRTLTSMYHHRVDYPGFEFGRPRAERTESRGEVRAFRAP, encoded by the coding sequence TTGAACGAGGCGGGCGCCCGGGGAAGGCGACCGCTTCCGGGGAGCGCCGCCCCCCGGGCGGCGGACGGGCCGCGATGGTTCGGCTCGGACGCGTTGTGGAGCGTCTTCTTCGCCGTGGTGATGATCGCGCTGCTCGGCACCCGCGCGTGCAGCGACACCGAGCGCTTCCAGGTGGGGGATCGTGCCGCGCACGACATCGTGGCGCGGGCGGACGTCGAGGTTCCCGATCCCGGCCTGACCCAGGCGCGCCGCTCGGAGGCGCGCGCGGCGGTCCCGGACGTGTACGTGCACGACCGGCAGCGCTCCGATCGCCTGCTGGCGGAGTTCTCGGCCGAGGCACGGGCGCGGTTCCCCGGCGCCCAGGCCGCCCACGAGGCGGGCGCCGCGGCGATGCGGGAGGTGATGGGCGGGATCGTCGTGAGCAACCGGACGGTGCTCGAGCGGCAGCCCGCGATCCTCGTCGCACACGTGCCGGGCGGCACCGAGGACCGCCTCGAGAGCTACGAGCGGATCCTCGACCTCGAGCAGGCCCGTGCGCGCGTGCGCGAGCTCCTCCGCGAGGACCCCGCGCTCGCCGACCTCGCCTCCCGGTTCGTCGACGCCAATACCGCCTTCGACCCCGCGGCCACGGCGGCGCGACGCGACCGCGCGGGGTCGGACGTCCTGCCGATCCAGGTTCGCGTCCCCAAGGGGACCGTCCTCGTGCGGGAAGGAGAGGCGATCACGGCCGAGAACCTCGCGCGCATCGAGGCGGCGCGGCGCACCCCGTTCGCGACGACGAGCGCCGTCGGGCAGATCGGGATCGCCGTCGTCGTGGCGATGCTCGCCTTCTTCCTCCATCGGTACACCCGTTACCACCAGCGCGCCTTCAAGAAGGTGCGCCATCTGCACGCGCTGCTGGTCTCGGTGCTCGTGACGATGCTGCTCGTCGCCCAGGCCCTGCTCGGGATCGCCGCCGAGGCGACCGACCGCCTGGGCGCCCCCTTCAACGACCTGTCCCTCTACGCGTACCTCGTGCCGTTCGGCGGCGGGGCGATGCTCGTCGCGCTGCTCGCCAGCGGCCGCATCGCGATGGTTTATTCGGCGTTCGCCGCCGTGTTCTTCGGGGCGGCGACCGGGTGGGACGCCTACCGGATGGTGTGGACGCTGCTCGTCCAGTGGGCGGGCGTCTATGCGATCACGACCTACCGCGAGCGGGCGGCGCTGATTCGCGCGGGGCTCGTGGTCGGGGCGGCCGGGGCGGTCGCGGCGCTGGCGATCGAGGCGATTCGGCGAACGCTCGAGCCGCTCTCCCACAGCCTGTACGGGGCGGGCCTCGCGTTCGTGGGCGGTGCGCTGGGCGCGGGGATCCTCGTGTCCTTCGCCCTGCCGGTCCTGGAGCGGGCGTTCCACGTGCTCACCGACGTCCGGCTGCTCGAGTTGTCCAACGTCAGCCATCCGCTCCTGTCGCAGCTCGCCGTGAAGGCGCCGGGCACCTACAACCACTCGATGACGGTGGGAACGCTCGCGGAGGAGGCGGCCAAGGCGATCGGTGCGAACTCCCTGTTCTGCCGGGTCGCGGCGTTCTACCACGACATCGGCAAGCTCAAGAAGCCGGAGTATTACGTCGAGAACCAGCGCGGGATGAACCCCCACGACCGGCTGGCGCCCTCGATGTCGGCTCTGATCGTGGCCGCCCACGTCAAGGACGGCATCAAGCTCGCGCGCGATGCGAGGCTTCCGGAGCAGATCGTCGACATCATCCCGCAGCACCACGGCACGCGGCGGATGAGTTATTTCTTCGAGAAGGCCAAACGCACCGCGAACCCGGCCCTCGGCGAGGTCCACGAGGAGGACTTCCGTTATCCGGGCCCCAAGCCCCAGACCCGCGAGGCGGCGATCTTCATGCTCGCCGACGGCATCGAGGCGGCGGCGCGCACGCTCGAGGATCCGACTCCCAACCGCCTGCGCGAGGTGATCCACAAGATCGCCTCGAGCGTGGTCCTCGACGGCCAGTTCGACGAGTGCGACCTCACCTTCGCGGACCTCGAGCGGATCGAGGAGGCGTTCCTGAGGACGCTCACGAGCATGTACCACCACCGCGTCGACTACCCCGGTTTCGAATTCGGCCGCCCGCGCGCGGAACGGACGGAGAGCCGGGGCGAGGTCCGCGCGTTCCGCGCGCCGTGA
- the ybeY gene encoding rRNA maturation RNase YbeY gives MSGALDVAVVNRQRARRVATAPLRRFLLRLSREAPAAAGSTLGVALVSDVAMRRFNREYRGKDRTTDVLSFPDGDDGHLGDVVISVPQAARQARERGHVLSRELRVLLVHGWLHLLGHDHETDDGTMMRLQRRLVRRLVDRAGAR, from the coding sequence GTGAGCGGCGCCCTCGACGTCGCCGTCGTGAACCGGCAGCGCGCACGCCGGGTGGCGACGGCCCCCCTCCGCCGCTTCCTCCTGCGTCTGTCCCGCGAGGCGCCCGCCGCGGCGGGATCCACGCTCGGCGTCGCGCTGGTGTCGGACGTCGCGATGCGCCGCTTCAACCGGGAGTACCGAGGGAAGGACCGCACGACGGACGTGTTGTCGTTCCCCGACGGCGACGACGGTCACCTCGGCGACGTCGTGATCTCGGTGCCGCAGGCCGCGCGCCAAGCCCGCGAACGCGGCCACGTGCTGTCGCGGGAGCTGAGGGTCCTGCTCGTGCACGGGTGGCTGCACCTGCTCGGCCACGACCACGAGACCGACGACGGGACGATGATGAGGCTGCAGCGGCGCCTGGTGCGGCGCCTGGTCGACCGCGCGGGGGCGCGATGA
- the glyQ gene encoding glycine--tRNA ligase subunit alpha has protein sequence MNFQRLLLGIQQYWGDRGCVLQQPYDLEVGAGTMAPDTFFRVLGPEPWRVAYCQPSRRPGDGRYGENPMRVYKHYQFQVILKPSPPDVQDLYLDSLRAFGIDPLEHDIRFEEDNWESPTLGAAGVGWQVLMDGMEISQFTYFQQAGGRELSPIPVELTYGIERICMFLNDIRNIFDIPWNDAGITYGDVRRREEVEHSTYSFREADVELFRRQFESWEREASRLLDLDDPLVLPAHECVLKLSHLFNVLDARGALSVTERAAHIGRIRALACRAADAYVAQRQAMGFPLLRGAR, from the coding sequence ATGAACTTCCAACGCCTGCTCCTGGGCATCCAGCAGTACTGGGGCGATCGCGGGTGCGTCCTGCAGCAGCCCTACGACCTCGAGGTCGGCGCCGGCACGATGGCGCCCGACACCTTCTTCCGCGTGCTCGGCCCCGAGCCATGGCGCGTCGCGTATTGCCAGCCGTCGCGCCGTCCCGGCGACGGTCGCTACGGCGAGAACCCGATGCGCGTGTACAAGCACTACCAGTTCCAGGTGATCCTCAAGCCGTCCCCCCCGGACGTGCAGGACCTCTACCTCGACTCGCTGCGCGCCTTCGGCATCGATCCCCTCGAGCACGACATCCGGTTCGAGGAGGACAACTGGGAGTCGCCCACGCTCGGCGCCGCGGGGGTGGGCTGGCAGGTGCTGATGGACGGGATGGAGATCTCGCAGTTCACCTACTTCCAGCAGGCGGGGGGGCGCGAGTTGTCCCCGATTCCGGTCGAGCTGACCTACGGCATCGAGCGGATCTGCATGTTCCTGAACGACATCCGGAACATCTTCGACATTCCGTGGAACGACGCGGGGATCACCTACGGCGACGTGCGCCGGCGCGAAGAGGTCGAGCACTCGACCTATTCGTTCCGCGAGGCCGACGTCGAGCTCTTCCGGCGCCAGTTCGAGAGCTGGGAGCGGGAGGCCTCGCGGCTGCTCGACCTCGACGACCCGCTCGTCCTCCCCGCACACGAGTGCGTGCTCAAGCTTTCCCACCTGTTCAACGTCCTCGACGCGCGCGGCGCCCTGAGCGTGACCGAGCGCGCGGCCCACATCGGGCGGATCCGCGCCCTGGCGTGTCGCGCGGCGGACGCGTACGTGGCGCAGCGCCAGGCGATGGGATTCCCGCTCCTCAGGGGGGCCCGATGA
- the glyS gene encoding glycine--tRNA ligase subunit beta has translation MKAALLVEIGCEEIPARMIPAAANDLAARVVGILDQAGLAHGAATAWGGTRRLAVRVAEVEAAQAAREELVLGPPAAAAFAADGAPTPAGAGFAKKQGIDPAALERIETDKGVYAGFRRTRGGSGVGEVLAGALPGAVASMSFPKTMRWGEGAHRWVRPAHWVVALHGEAVLPMQVLGVASGRTSNGHRFLASGAPVLADAFAYEGALRDAHVVVDPVERRRVLRERLEREAEAAGGSLVADPELLDEVGDLVEWPGVVLGRFDADFLALPREILVTTLRHHQKAFSVARDGRLVNAFLSVANTDRDPAGHVRRGNEWVVSGRLEDARFFWGEDRKRPLASRVDDLAKVVFHRKVGSYRDKAEAVAAAAAALAARLGLDAARAAEAARLSKADLVTGLVGEFPELQGVVGGLLLEAEGADAAVARAVYEHYRPAGAEDAVPESDLGAVVSVADKLHTIGALLAAGETPSGSRDPFGLRRAANGVFRVILERGWPLGLDDLGAAPFLRERLEGFLRERGATPNEIAAVLLAGAGASREPLPSIAERLDAIGAIRGREDFARLVDLVKRVANIRKKNAEQVAAADSGSRAAESPETDADAAALAAHLARAAAAIEEASSRRDWRAVVDLTAGFVSPVDRFFEKVLVVNPDDPSATHRRLRLLGTLESLLTRHFDVRELPGQAERRG, from the coding sequence ATGAAGGCGGCGCTGCTCGTCGAGATCGGCTGCGAGGAGATTCCGGCACGGATGATCCCCGCCGCCGCGAACGATCTCGCCGCCCGGGTCGTGGGCATCCTCGATCAGGCGGGGCTCGCGCACGGCGCCGCGACCGCGTGGGGCGGGACCCGGCGCCTCGCGGTGCGCGTCGCCGAGGTGGAGGCCGCGCAGGCGGCGCGCGAGGAGCTGGTGCTCGGCCCTCCCGCCGCGGCCGCGTTCGCCGCCGACGGCGCGCCGACCCCCGCGGGAGCGGGTTTCGCGAAGAAGCAGGGGATCGACCCGGCCGCGCTCGAGCGCATCGAGACGGACAAGGGCGTCTACGCGGGATTCCGCCGCACCCGCGGAGGATCGGGCGTCGGAGAGGTCCTCGCCGGAGCGCTCCCCGGGGCGGTCGCGTCGATGTCGTTCCCGAAGACGATGCGCTGGGGCGAAGGGGCGCACCGCTGGGTTCGCCCCGCGCACTGGGTGGTCGCCCTGCACGGAGAGGCGGTCCTCCCCATGCAGGTGCTCGGCGTCGCCTCGGGGAGGACCTCGAACGGTCACCGCTTTCTGGCGTCGGGGGCCCCCGTCCTCGCGGACGCCTTCGCCTACGAGGGCGCCCTGCGCGACGCGCACGTCGTCGTGGATCCCGTCGAACGGCGGCGCGTTCTCCGGGAACGACTCGAGCGCGAGGCGGAGGCCGCCGGCGGAAGCCTCGTCGCCGACCCCGAGCTTCTCGACGAGGTCGGTGATCTCGTCGAATGGCCGGGCGTCGTGCTCGGGCGGTTCGACGCGGACTTCCTCGCCCTCCCGCGCGAGATCCTCGTCACGACGCTCCGCCATCACCAGAAGGCCTTCTCGGTCGCCCGCGACGGCCGGCTCGTCAACGCCTTCCTCTCGGTCGCCAACACCGACCGCGACCCCGCGGGGCACGTGCGCCGCGGGAACGAATGGGTGGTGTCGGGCCGCCTCGAGGATGCGCGCTTCTTCTGGGGCGAGGACCGCAAGCGCCCGCTCGCGTCCCGCGTCGACGACCTCGCCAAGGTCGTGTTCCACCGCAAGGTCGGAAGCTACCGGGACAAGGCGGAGGCGGTCGCCGCCGCCGCCGCGGCGCTCGCGGCGCGCCTCGGGCTCGACGCCGCGCGCGCCGCCGAGGCGGCGCGCCTGAGCAAGGCGGATCTCGTGACCGGTCTCGTCGGGGAGTTCCCCGAGCTGCAGGGGGTCGTCGGCGGACTCCTGCTCGAGGCCGAGGGTGCGGACGCGGCGGTCGCGCGCGCGGTGTACGAGCACTACCGTCCGGCGGGGGCGGAGGACGCCGTGCCGGAGTCCGACCTCGGCGCCGTCGTCTCCGTCGCGGACAAGCTCCACACGATCGGCGCCTTGCTGGCGGCGGGCGAGACCCCGAGCGGATCGCGCGATCCCTTCGGCCTTCGGCGCGCCGCGAACGGCGTCTTCCGCGTCATCCTCGAGCGAGGCTGGCCCCTCGGGCTCGACGACCTCGGCGCGGCGCCGTTCCTGCGCGAGCGGCTCGAGGGATTCCTGCGCGAGCGGGGCGCCACGCCGAACGAGATCGCCGCGGTCCTCCTCGCGGGTGCGGGCGCGTCGCGGGAGCCGCTGCCGTCGATCGCCGAGCGCCTGGACGCCATCGGCGCGATCCGGGGGCGCGAGGACTTCGCGCGGCTCGTCGACCTCGTCAAGCGCGTCGCGAACATCCGGAAGAAGAACGCGGAGCAGGTCGCGGCGGCCGATTCGGGCTCGCGCGCTGCCGAGTCTCCCGAGACCGACGCCGACGCCGCCGCGCTCGCGGCGCACCTCGCCCGGGCGGCCGCGGCGATCGAGGAGGCGTCCTCCCGCCGGGACTGGCGCGCGGTCGTCGACCTGACCGCCGGCTTCGTGAGTCCGGTCGACCGGTTCTTCGAGAAGGTGCTGGTGGTGAATCCGGACGACCCGTCCGCGACGCACCGCCGCTTGAGACTCCTGGGAACGCTGGAATCGCTCCTGACCCGGCACTTCGACGTGCGCGAGCTCCCGGGCCAGGCGGAGAGGAGAGGGTAA
- the era gene encoding GTPase Era translates to MKGGYAAILGWTNVGKSTLLNRLVGEKIAAVADVPQTTRHRIVAALPIPGRGGIAFVDTPGLHTPRERMNRRMVEAAERSLEDVDVALVVVDASKGPGPGDAKAARLAVASGVRAIGVLNKVDLLREKSKLLPMMETLVGAWGLEAAVPVSARTGEGIDRLIDVVLDALPEGPPPFDEEFLTDQTERALAAEWIREKILHRTREEIPHATAVLIERWATRDDGLVEIEATIVVERESQKGIVIGKAGHLLKEAGTAARQDLERLLEAKVFLRLRVEVRDDWRNDRRVLGELGLE, encoded by the coding sequence GTGAAGGGCGGGTACGCCGCCATCCTCGGCTGGACCAACGTCGGGAAGTCCACGTTGCTCAACCGCCTGGTCGGAGAGAAGATCGCGGCCGTCGCGGACGTGCCGCAGACCACGCGGCACCGGATCGTCGCGGCGCTCCCGATTCCCGGCCGCGGGGGGATCGCCTTCGTGGACACGCCGGGACTCCACACCCCGCGCGAGCGGATGAACCGGCGGATGGTCGAGGCGGCCGAACGTTCCCTCGAGGACGTCGACGTCGCGCTCGTCGTCGTCGACGCGTCGAAGGGTCCCGGCCCCGGCGACGCGAAGGCGGCTCGCCTCGCCGTCGCCTCCGGGGTGCGCGCGATCGGGGTCCTGAACAAGGTCGATCTCTTGAGGGAGAAGTCGAAGCTCCTTCCGATGATGGAGACCCTGGTCGGCGCCTGGGGCCTCGAGGCGGCGGTTCCCGTCTCGGCGCGCACGGGCGAGGGGATCGATCGGCTGATCGACGTCGTGCTCGACGCCCTTCCCGAGGGGCCGCCTCCCTTCGACGAGGAGTTCCTGACCGATCAGACCGAGCGGGCGCTCGCGGCGGAGTGGATCCGGGAGAAGATCCTCCATCGCACGCGGGAGGAGATCCCTCACGCGACCGCGGTGCTCATCGAGCGCTGGGCCACTCGGGACGACGGCCTCGTGGAGATCGAGGCCACGATCGTCGTGGAGCGCGAGTCGCAGAAGGGGATCGTGATCGGCAAGGCCGGCCACCTCCTCAAGGAGGCGGGGACCGCCGCGCGCCAGGATCTCGAGCGGCTCCTCGAGGCGAAGGTCTTCCTCCGACTTCGGGTGGAGGTTCGCGACGACTGGCGCAACGACCGGCGGGTCCTCGGAGAGCTCGGTCTCGAGTGA
- a CDS encoding hemolysin family protein produces MIESWSAGAIVAGLAGAGVLFLLDLALSVMLLSLTSLSRVALRRLNQDSGGRLQFLEDIKTIASIHRSAIHTVRQTSLLGGVALVAWTVDGAGLRYAGAAAVLVGVFVGVFLMETFVARVIALRDPRAAVRATAVLVRPLYAVTYPVLAPVHAAFRRWAGEVDDEERDDDDADQEVEAFIEVGEREGILEADEGEMVRGIVDLDETRVREIMTPRTDLVALAADAPVSEARKVALREGHSRFPVFQGTIDNIVGVLHVRDLLRAWDEGWDDAPVSGFARPAVFVPETRTVAELLAEMRAGSHLALVVDEYGGLAGLVTIEDLLEEIVGDIRDEHDAEEANVQPQADGSALVSGLAHVEELESVFPVAFGEREFDTVGGLVTAALGRVPEAGETLEAHGLRIEVLEADPRRVYRVRIRTSGAATPTGGTP; encoded by the coding sequence ATGATCGAGAGCTGGAGCGCCGGCGCGATCGTCGCGGGTCTCGCGGGAGCGGGCGTGCTGTTCCTGCTCGACCTCGCCTTGTCCGTGATGCTGCTCTCGCTCACCTCGCTCAGCCGGGTCGCCCTGCGCCGCCTGAATCAGGACTCGGGGGGGCGGCTGCAGTTCCTCGAGGACATCAAGACGATCGCCTCGATCCACCGCTCCGCGATCCACACCGTGCGCCAGACGAGCCTGCTCGGCGGGGTCGCGCTGGTCGCCTGGACCGTCGACGGGGCCGGGCTGCGCTACGCCGGGGCCGCCGCCGTCCTCGTCGGGGTGTTCGTCGGCGTCTTCCTCATGGAGACCTTCGTCGCGCGCGTGATCGCGTTGCGCGACCCGCGCGCGGCGGTCCGCGCCACCGCCGTGCTCGTGCGGCCCCTCTACGCGGTCACGTACCCGGTGCTCGCCCCCGTCCACGCCGCGTTCCGTCGCTGGGCCGGGGAGGTCGACGACGAGGAGCGCGACGACGACGACGCCGACCAGGAGGTCGAGGCGTTCATCGAGGTGGGGGAGCGCGAAGGGATCCTCGAGGCGGACGAGGGGGAGATGGTGCGCGGCATCGTCGACCTCGACGAGACGCGGGTGCGCGAGATCATGACCCCCCGGACCGATCTCGTGGCCCTCGCCGCGGACGCCCCCGTGAGCGAGGCGCGGAAGGTGGCGCTGCGGGAGGGACATTCGCGTTTCCCCGTCTTCCAGGGAACGATCGACAACATCGTCGGGGTGCTGCACGTGCGCGACCTGCTGCGCGCATGGGACGAGGGGTGGGACGACGCCCCGGTCTCGGGTTTCGCGCGCCCCGCGGTCTTCGTCCCGGAGACCCGGACCGTCGCGGAGCTGCTCGCCGAGATGCGGGCGGGAAGTCATCTCGCGCTCGTCGTCGACGAATACGGCGGGCTGGCGGGCCTCGTCACGATCGAGGACCTGCTCGAGGAGATCGTCGGGGACATCCGCGACGAGCACGACGCCGAAGAGGCGAACGTGCAGCCGCAGGCCGACGGCTCCGCGCTCGTCAGCGGCCTCGCCCACGTCGAGGAGCTCGAGAGCGTGTTCCCCGTCGCCTTCGGGGAACGCGAGTTCGACACCGTCGGCGGGCTCGTGACCGCGGCCCTCGGCCGCGTGCCGGAGGCGGGCGAGACCCTCGAGGCGCACGGCCTCCGGATCGAGGTCCTCGAGGCCGACCCTCGCCGCGTCTACCGCGTGCGCATCCGGACGTCGGGGGCGGCCACGCCCACCGGGGGAACCCCGTGA
- a CDS encoding PhoH family protein has protein sequence MKTIRLEGNALEALAGPLDETLRLIEDRFQVRISARGGEVTVSGVEGADAEGRESRAADLLGQLAGLQRQGVALGREEFRTAVGLMERHPEARLTDHFVDSRLRPSPRKHVVPKSEHQRRYIESIRENDLVFGVGPAGTGKTYLAVAMAISLLNEKRIQRILLCRPAVEAGEKLGFLPGDIAAKVDPYLRPLYDALYDMVELDRIERLLERGTIEVAPLAFMRGRTLNDSFIILDEAQNTTTEQMKMFLTRIGLDSKAVVTGDPTQIDLPAGKVSGLVDATELVQGVPGIGVVRFDKADVVRHPLVQRIIQAYERRDEERREGGAR, from the coding sequence ATGAAGACGATCCGCCTCGAAGGCAACGCGCTCGAAGCTCTCGCCGGGCCCCTCGACGAAACGCTCCGGCTCATCGAAGACCGTTTCCAGGTGCGGATCTCCGCCCGGGGGGGCGAGGTCACCGTGTCCGGCGTCGAGGGGGCGGACGCCGAAGGGCGGGAGTCGCGCGCCGCGGACCTGCTCGGCCAGCTCGCGGGGCTGCAGCGCCAGGGCGTTGCGCTCGGCCGCGAGGAGTTCCGGACCGCCGTCGGCCTGATGGAGCGCCATCCCGAGGCCCGCCTCACCGATCACTTCGTGGACTCGCGTCTGCGTCCCTCGCCGCGCAAACACGTCGTTCCGAAGTCCGAGCACCAGCGGCGTTACATCGAGTCGATCCGCGAGAACGACCTCGTGTTCGGCGTGGGTCCTGCGGGGACGGGGAAGACCTATCTCGCCGTGGCGATGGCGATCTCGCTCCTCAACGAGAAGCGGATCCAGCGCATCCTGCTCTGCCGTCCCGCCGTCGAGGCGGGGGAGAAGCTGGGTTTCCTTCCCGGCGACATCGCGGCGAAGGTCGACCCGTACCTCCGTCCCCTGTACGACGCGCTCTACGACATGGTCGAGCTCGACCGGATCGAGCGGCTCCTCGAGCGCGGCACGATCGAGGTCGCTCCGCTCGCCTTCATGCGCGGCCGCACGCTCAACGATTCGTTCATCATCCTCGACGAGGCGCAGAACACGACGACCGAACAGATGAAGATGTTCCTGACGCGCATCGGCCTCGACTCGAAGGCGGTCGTCACCGGCGATCCCACGCAGATCGATCTCCCCGCCGGGAAGGTCTCCGGGCTCGTGGACGCCACCGAGCTCGTGCAAGGCGTCCCGGGGATCGGGGTCGTCCGCTTCGACAAGGCCGACGTCGTCCGGCACCCGCTGGTGCAACGGATCATCCAGGCCTACGAACGCCGCGACGAGGAGCGACGGGAAGGGGGCGCCCGTTGA
- the recO gene encoding DNA repair protein RecO, protein MKPRRDEAWVLDTHELGEADLIVTLLAEHAGRVRGVATSARRSRKRFGGALEPLTRVTASWVEREGRELHRIESLDVVRSFADMQASPERQAAVAIVREIASSTSHEGDGDPHVFRLVGAVAEALEAGLDPWVAVRYFEFWTLRLHGVLPESQSPSPMLAAFASEPPASCGRFADEARPGSAGSRLLHREIEAFLERPVRSYRHLRALAP, encoded by the coding sequence ATGAAGCCACGTCGCGACGAAGCGTGGGTGCTGGACACGCACGAACTGGGCGAGGCGGATTTGATCGTGACCTTGTTGGCCGAGCACGCGGGTCGCGTGCGCGGCGTCGCCACCTCGGCCCGGCGCAGCCGCAAGCGATTCGGCGGCGCGCTCGAGCCGCTCACGCGCGTGACGGCGAGTTGGGTCGAGCGTGAAGGACGCGAGCTCCACCGCATCGAGTCGCTCGACGTCGTGAGGTCGTTCGCCGACATGCAGGCGTCTCCCGAGCGGCAGGCCGCGGTCGCGATCGTCCGCGAGATCGCCTCCTCGACCTCTCACGAGGGCGACGGGGATCCGCACGTCTTCCGGCTCGTCGGCGCGGTCGCGGAGGCGCTGGAGGCCGGTCTCGACCCCTGGGTCGCCGTTCGTTATTTCGAGTTCTGGACGCTTCGACTGCACGGCGTGCTTCCCGAGTCGCAGTCGCCCTCGCCGATGCTCGCGGCGTTCGCGTCCGAGCCCCCGGCGTCCTGCGGCCGCTTCGCCGACGAGGCCCGCCCCGGATCGGCGGGCTCGCGGCTGCTCCACCGCGAGATCGAGGCGTTCCTCGAACGTCCCGTCCGCAGCTACCGTCACCTGAGAGCGCTCGCACCATGA